The sequence below is a genomic window from Nicotiana tomentosiformis chromosome 6, ASM39032v3, whole genome shotgun sequence.
GGTTCTGATTTTCTTAGTGATGGTTTATATAAATTGAAACTCGATATTGGTTTTTCTGAATCCCTTCTTAATGTTCAACATAATGTTGGAATTAAACGTAGTTCACTAGATGAAAGTTCTGCTTACTTGTGGCATAGACGTTTGGGTCATATATACAAAGAAAGGTTAGAAAGATTAGTAAAGAATGAGATTCTTCCGAATCTAAATTTTACTGCTCTTACTATATGTTTGGATTGCATTAAGGGAAAGCAAACCAAGCATAGTAAGAAAGGCGCCACAAGAAGCACCCAGCTTCTTGAAATTATACACACCGATATTTGTGGACCCTTTGATGTTCCATCTTTTGGTGGAGAgaaatattttatcacttttatcgATGATTTTTCACgttatagatacatctatttgctGAAAGAAAAATCTCAAGCAACAGATGCTCTCAAGGTGTTTGTTAATAGGGTTGAAAGGCAAATAGATAAAAAGGTGAAAATTATTAGGTCAGATAGAGGTGGTgaatattatgaaaaatataatgAATCGGGACAATGTCCAGTCCATTTGCAAAGTTCCTCGAGGAACATGGCATATGTGCACAGTATACTATGCCAGGaatacctcaacaaaatggtgttacAGAAAGGCGTAATCGAACACTTATGGATATGGTTAGGAGCATGATGAGTAATTCCTCATTACCCAAATCATTGTGGATGTATGCTCTTAAAATCGTTATATATTTATTAAACATGTTTCCTAGTAAGGCAGTTCCAAAGACCCATTTTGAACTGTAGATAGGAAGGAAACCTAGTTTAAGGCACCTTCATGTTTGGGGTTGCCCAGCGGAAGCTAGAGTTTATAATTCACAAGAAAAGAAATTAGATTCTCGAACATTAAGTGGTTACTTTATTGGTTACCCAGAGAAATCTAAAGGGTATGTGTTTTACTGTCCAAATCATAGTTCGAGAATTGTTGAAACCGGTAATACAAGATTCATTAAGAATGGTGAATTTAGTGGGAGTGTTGAAAAGCGAAGTGTGAAAATAAAAGAGGTGAGGGTCAATATTCTATTACCCGTGAATGTGCCTACTTCCACACAAATACCAAATATTGTTCCAGTTGTTGAAGAACACTTTGACAACACTGAGCAACATTTGGATGAAACACTTCATGAAGAAACTGACTCACAAATATTTGACACAAATGAACCACAAGAAATGCCGTTAAGAAAATCTCAAAGAGTTAGAAAATCGGCTATTTTGGATGATTACGTGGTTTATTTGCAAGAGTCAGATTTTGACATTGGTCTTAATAAGGATCCGGTTTCATTTTCACAAGCCATTGAAAGTAATGCCAGACTTGTTGAATTGCGAGAAAGTTCTAAAAGAATAGGGTGTAGATGGGTCTTTAAGACCAAACGTGATTCAAATGGCAATATTGAACGATACAAAGCCAGACTTGTTGCCAAGGGTTATACTCAAAAAGGAGGCATTGATTATAAAGAAACCCTTTCAccggtctcaaagaaagactCCTTAAGAATTATTATAGCGTTGGTGGCTCATTATGATTTAAAGTTACACCAAATGGATGTGAAAACTACCTTTCTTAATGGAGACCTCGAGGAGGAAGTTTATATGGACCAACCAGAGGgttttgaaattaaaaaaaaaggttAAATAGTGTGTAAACTAAAGAAGTCAatatatggacttaaacaagccttACGACAATGGTATATAAAGTTTAATGATACCATAATATCTTTTGGATTTGTGGAAAATACCGTTGATCGGTGTATATACCAAAAGATCAGTGGGAGCAAGTTTATATTTCtagtcctatatgttgatgatattctacTTGCTACTAATGATTTAGGCATATTACGTGAGACTAAAGATTTTCTCTCTAAGAATTATGAAAAAAAAGATATGGGTTAGGCATCCTATGTGATAGGAATAGAAATATTCCGTGATAGATCACAAGGATTATTGGTATTGTCTCAGAAAGGCTATATCGAAAGAATTCTAGAGAGATTTAACATGAACAATTGTTCAGCTGGGACAAATTTAGTCGCATGTAATGCCCTAAGAATGATGTAGAACGAAAGGAAATGGAATCAATTCCTTACTCTTCAATTATTGGTAGTCTGATGTATGCTCAGACTTGCACAAGACCGGATATTAGTTTTGCGGTCGGAATGCTAGGAAGATATCAGAGTAACCCAGGAATTGATCACTGGAAAGCTGCAAAGAAATTTTTGAGATACTTGAAAGGAACGAAGGATTACATGCTCATGTATAGGAGATCCAAGCATTTGGAAGTTGTTGGATACTCGAATTCAGATTTCGCTGGATGTATTGACACTAGAAAATCCATGTTTGGCTATTTATTCCAATTAGCTGAAGGAGCAATATTGTGGAAGAGTGCCAAACAGTCTGTCATTGCTACATCCACAATGGAAGCAGAATTTGTGGCATGTTTTGAAGCCACAATTCATGCATTATGGCTGCGAAACTTTATTTCAGGACTTGGGGTTGTCGACACCATTACCAAGCCGCTGAAAATTTACTGTGATAATTTTGCAGCACTATTCTTCTCCAAGAATGATAAGTACTCCAAAGGTGCCAAGCATATGGAATTAAAGTACTTTACCGTCAAGGAGGAAGTTCAAAAACAAAGAT
It includes:
- the LOC138894772 gene encoding secreted RxLR effector protein 161-like, encoding MESIPYSSIIGSLMYAQTCTRPDISFAVGMLGRYQSNPGIDHWKAAKKFLRYLKGTKDYMLMYRRSKHLEVVGYSNSDFAGCIDTRKSMFGYLFQLAEGAILWKSAKQSVIATSTMEAEFVACFEATIHALWLRNFISGLGVVDTITKPLKIYCDNFAALFFSKNDKYSKGAKHMELKYFTVKEEVQKQRLSLEHIRIDLMIADPLTKGL